CGCATCCCGTTAAAATGTATTCCTTGTTCAATCAATCACGTCATTTATGTCTCACTTTTCCTATTCATACTCAtcatttctattttcaagaTGAACACAATTTAGTAAAAcgaattttcgaatttttaattccttacaaaaaaaattactaaaaatctAAAAGAGAATTCGAGCATTCCTTATATTCTTCCTTGCAGCTTCTTCTTAAACTCTCTTCGCTCGCAATTATGTTGCCAGTGCATGACGATAATGTGAACGGAACAGTCGTGTCGCCATATTCAAGCCATATTTCAACGATTTATCCCGCTTTTATacctaaaaaaataacgaaggAATCATCAGACGGAAGTCGAATAGAATTTCAAATAAGGAATCACCAGGGCCCGGGAACATACATATTCGGTTTCGATACAGGACATGGGTAAGCgcgcattatatatatatcaattgtaTTACAATTGCTTAGAAGTTGACTCCGATTAACCCATTTAGCGTCACAATGCTTAATCAGAATTACTGCTCCCCGTcttatcgtatttttttccataaactcgataaaaatataaaaagtgaaGCAATATAGAATGTAAATCAGATCccataaattacaaaaatcaaattataagaaaaaaattggacCGATATTACTCGATTGCGAATGATAATCCTTCATTCTTTGGCAATGAATGGCATTGTGGGATTCGAGAAAGTGATcgttgaaaataatgatgtGTCATTCTTGTCGAAGCAAAAATCGGCAGTACAGAATGGAGGAGCGTCTTCGAGATGGGAGCGTCAAAGGTCGATACGGTTTCTACGATGCGAAGGGAAAACTCAGAGCGGTCAGTTATATCGCGGGCCCCGTCGGTGGTTATGAAGAGCGTCATCACGAAACCGTCGCTCACAAACCTGAAACTTAATGTGCATGAAACGCCTTTGTCAAATTAAACGAATTAAACGTACCAATTAAAACGTACCGATTAAGAAATGACGAATTGTTGGAACCGTACTTCGGGATATCGGATGTATGATGCTCAACGAAGTTGATCACGCAATCCAGGATTTGGGGGGAGAATACAGTACATCCGAGGCATTGTGTATAAGTTAATTTCGCCGCCTTGGGATTGAacgtttatttaacaataacaattgctatataagaaaaaaatgcaacgcaaaaaaatatgtaaatgttatataatataccaatagatatatattatatatatatgtatgtacatgtatatactTATGTGTGTGTCCtctgtgtatatgtatgtgtgtgtgtatgtgtataccTTAATCCATACAGAGAAACACAATTTTCGCTGAATGGATTGCACAAAagtgttaattaaatgtatatgtgtTCTTCGCTCGTCCACCCTGTGTGCTGCTCCGCTGTTTCCTTATTTTAAACACGTATCGCTCCTCTGGATCTTCGCACTCTTTCTGGAAGTCGTTCCTCGTCAACGGTCGCTTCGGCAATTATTTGTTCTTCGCATCCGCCGCGCCGTATGACGAGCCCTTACTGATTTCTGACATTCCGAGAGTTTTGTACATTAGCAGATAAACTGTAATTGAATTCGTTATCGTGAGAAACATGATCATATTCATAAAGTACAaggatatatgtattttaggatttgtaaaaagaagaaggaaCGTAAGAAATAACGCTTAAACAAGAAGAGAATCAAGCGAGCAAGCATTCTGAAATTTCTCATACTCATAACACGtctaaattcaataatatttcaaagtctaaaataaacaaagaaattaacggaaaaaaagaaagactaCAAGAACCAAAGTCAAATGTCAGGGCGTgaaaaaaacttattattaatcGATGTAAGGATGATCACGCGTAAACGCGCGAAATACCGCGTGTTGTTTACATGCACGATAAATCATCATCGGTTACAATCTTGCCAGTCTGAAGTCCGAAATTACATCGATAATGAACTTTCAAACGCCCCGACATACGCCCCTTTTACAGCCTTCTTTTCTTCCTATTAATTTCTCGCTTCAATGTCTAATCTTTAAAAGTATAacgatatcttttattaactAAATGCAAGCGTTAATGTAACTAATAGACTAATCGAAGATAATGATGTGTTAATGAAGAGGGAGGATGTACTACTTACATGAAAAGATAATTGCAACTCCGATGGAAAAATAGGTGATCGAGCCGGATAGGAGGAGCCTTAGAAGGTAATACAGCATTGGTACAAGGACAACTACCGACCAGAATATGGTATTAATGAGGGAATAATATCTTCTCTTTAACGTGAACGTGTCTGTCCTAGGCACTCCACTTGTCGTAAAAAAATCGCCGGTCTCATAGAAGCTCTCCATCATACGATCCTATCGAATAAAGAATTCATCTAAACGCAACTGTTCGGCGCGAACTAGCAGCAGAAATCAGTTTTCGTGAGCGCTTAATTTAATCGCAATGTTTATAATTCCAGATTTGCAATGTGCAAGATACTCAAGCTACGGATATAAATCAAGTAGGCGGTGATAATATGGTTATCTTTTGTGGAACAAAGAGAATTACTCAAAGCCCCTAAATTCGATCAAGCGTCTACTTCAACTCAGATAACATCTCTATGTGTCGgttaaagaaaacaatttttttttttcggttacACCACCGATTACGAGATTGTGTATCTCTACCAAAATCGCACAAACCTTTTCCGTCCGATGTCAAAGAGAGGTACGGTACCTTTTGCTGGTAGAGCTTGTGCAGCCATTCAGCGGCAGCCTCATCGTCCTCCGGCACCTCCTCGATGGGGATTCTTTTGACATACATATAACCCTGCTGCCGTTTCCCTAGAAGGAGATTCTTCATGGTCGGCTTCACCGGGTCAGATGGCTTGAACGCTATCTGAATATCGTAGATAGCCGTCGCTTTGCCTCTCATGTGCGGAACGCTGGCCGTGAAGCCTTTTGTGCGTGGCGTTAAATGGTACTTCAGCACCGGGAGACCTTTGTCAATAGCGAATTGCTGACTGGCTTCCAACTTCTTCGGCGTGAAGCGTGTACCCTCGGGGTAAAGCAGCAGCTGCGTGATCAACGATGATTATTTTTAGGATTGGTTAATACAATTGtactcaaataaaaaaaaaacaaaaacaaaatggaAAGAGTATGCACTCACCCACATCGTGTCGGGATATTCGACCAGCTCCTTAATTTGATACttgattttctctttatctttctccCAACTCCTCTCAAGAAAGATGCTCTCAGCAAACTTCCATGCCCATCCCAATGTTGGAATATACTGTATCGACTTCTTGGCATATGCTTTGcagttctaaaaaaaaattgttattaaaaaatagatacttGAAAGATGTCGCCGCATGTGTATgcgagataatttttattcatacaaTTCAGGAACTTTATATTCGCGCTATGTATTTGATTAGAGATTACTTACGCCTAACAGTCTTACACGATCGCACAACAGCCAGCCTATCAACCAGTCGGTTTCGTAACTATGGTTCATCAAAAGATAGCCATGCTCATTACCGACATATTTGTCAAAGTTCTCTTTATCCATGTACAATATTAAGTCAGATCCTGCCCACCATTCTGCCATAAACACTAACTCTGAAAAAGATAAGAttcaaaacattaaaaaatagtattacaaatatatgaagagtataattaaaaatgaaataaacttACGACAGTAAAAGGAGTAGCAGAGATAGTAATTAATCTTGCGGTAAAGATACTTAGAGCAAGGTCTCAGTCCAAAGTATAAAATGCATtggaagaaatttattatcaagccggatgtaaaaaatgtaatggcGAACATAAGATGCACCACTGTCGATTGCTTCACAGAGGTAAACACTCCCAtggtgataaataaatattactaatttgTACGCTTTATAGAAGACATAAATGTTGCGTTTCTCTACCTGCAACAAAAGCACACGAACAAATATTTAGAacaaaaagaacaaattatgCGCATGATTTTCAGTTTCCTATCACTTGATATCACCTATTATAGCAATTGTCGTTGGAA
Above is a genomic segment from Linepithema humile isolate Giens D197 chromosome 6, Lhum_UNIL_v1.0, whole genome shotgun sequence containing:
- the LOC137000856 gene encoding uncharacterized protein; translation: MYFKCFLLLKLSSLAIMLPVHDDNVNGTVVSPYSSHISTIYPAFIPKKITKESSDGSRIEFQIRNHQGPGTYIFGFDTGHGKNRQYRMEERLRDGSVKGRYGFYDAKGKLRAVSYIAGPVGGYEERHHETVAHKPET
- the LOC105673128 gene encoding 1-acyl-sn-glycerol-3-phosphate acyltransferase gamma, producing MGVFTSVKQSTVVHLMFAITFFTSGLIINFFQCILYFGLRPCSKYLYRKINYYLCYSFYCQLVFMAEWWAGSDLILYMDKENFDKYVGNEHGYLLMNHSYETDWLIGWLLCDRVRLLGNCKAYAKKSIQYIPTLGWAWKFAESIFLERSWEKDKEKIKYQIKELVEYPDTMWLLLYPEGTRFTPKKLEASQQFAIDKGLPVLKYHLTPRTKGFTASVPHMRGKATAIYDIQIAFKPSDPVKPTMKNLLLGKRQQGYMYVKRIPIEEVPEDDEAAAEWLHKLYQQKSLKCRSGIQQADDQFRKIVQVCKKRSSGDNSYSDDSSSSEYEDSSEDSSNIDIFDTKFFLSGSGGNKHSNSQSWKDQNNNRNRGNDRRSGNDRRYSFNYTEENAQYPNRGNNNRYFNGAARTSYDQQHNSNSENYKERKQACVIQCFFNELNVVDQRGFPEQDSVTQLVTHNVHNPELEDFLEEAIIECFHYLGSNVRQDNCYFSQNLLTCLTDKGKERCDDWNN